Below is a window of Pyrobaculum aerophilum str. IM2 DNA.
CTAGAGGCGATCTCAGAGCCTGAGGAGGCCTCCACAATTATATCTATGTCGTCAGTTGACCTGCTACGGCCTAGAAGTATTGCCACATACCCAGCCACTATTACATTACCACGACTGCAGACATTTTATAAACTCTAACACCAAGCGGTCTAACTCGTCTAACTCTCTGTCCAATACAATAATCACGCGTTAGAGGTCTGGGGAGAAATTATCTTTTACCCACGTTATTGGCTATGTGTGCACCCTATACGGAAGGGAGGGCTACCACGGCTTGTTCCTAAGGCCCATAGCGGCGCAAATGGGCTGTGAGCTAGTCCAGCTGGACTACATGGCACTGCACCGGACATACCGAAGGGGAGCTCCAGGCGTATTTTACATTGAGGACGTATGGTATAAACACGGCTCTGCGCCTTGGCCGCGCCACGCGGTGCCAGAGGCTTTTAAGGGGCTAATGGGGAGGATCTACCCCGTCTTGGGCAACGTCCAAGTGTTTTACACAGACGGAACGGTTAACTACGTTGCTGAGGCACAGTGCGGCAAGGCAGGGCTTTTGGCAAAAAGGGGAGAGCCGCTGGTCACTGACCTGTTGCTCCCCCTCTACTTGGAAATTGGCGACGTGGCGAAGGCGCTTATAGCCGCCAAGAAGTTTTACAAGTGCGGATTGCCGTCAACACCCGCCGAGTTGGTAGAGGGCATATATTCCGGCCACTACAAAGCCGCGTATTTCTGGCTTGGATGGGCCCCCGGCGTTAAGGCGAGGCCAAACCCAGTGTTGAAAAAAGCCCTGGCGGGCTTCTGGGGGTTAACAGTGGTGGCCGTTGAGGTGGACGTGCCAGATTCATACGCCTACCCCCCGCCTTATTTAGACGTGGACTGGGGGCCCTATGCCCACAATAGACGGCTCGTGGAGGAGGCCAGCCCTCTGAGGGGCCGCGGATGGATGGACTTCGTGGAGGAGGTCCACGGGGTAATACACGCCTATTTACACGGCCAGGTGGAGCTGGAAAAGGCAACGCGCATAACGAAGAGGATTGAAGGCGTGTTGAGAGATGTAGGGGAGGGCCTATATTAAGACCCTCCTCTTGGAGCTGTACGTAGAGGGGGAGGTGACGACAGACGCCAGGGAGGTTGAGAGGGCTGGGAGGCTGGCGGTGGGCTTCTGACCTTCCACGCCGTGTCTCATTTAGAAGGCGTAGAGGCCAGGCCCCGCGCAGGATGGCCGCCCGCGGTGTTTATAGTCGGGAGGCCAACGGCGCCGTTGCCCGGCGGCGGCGAGGTAAAGCTGAGAGAAGAGGAGCAGGTGGAGTGCGGCGAGTACGTAGAAGCGGTAGAGGAGGCTAAGAGGGCTTTGGAGAGGGGGGAGCTGTTTCAATTAGTCCTATCTAGATACCGGGCATATAGAGGCTTGGCCGACCCAGCCGCCGTGTTGAAAAAATTAATCCGCCACATGGACAGCAAGTACTATTACTTCTTCCAATTCGGCGAACCTTTGTGATTAGGAAGTATTTCGTCGTCCCCATCACGCTTATTGACATGGTGAAAATGGGCACTATTTCTTCAGACGCCGTGGCTTACCTCTGGCTTATGCTTGACTACGGCCGTAATATAGTTATTGTGGGGCCGACCGGCGCTGGGAAGACCACTCTCCTCAACGCCCTTCTCTACTTGGTGAGGCTTGAGGCGAAGATTCTCACCATAGAGGACACCAGGGAGATAAATATTGTCCACGAGCACTGGCAGGCCCTGGTCACTAGGCCCAGCCGCTCCGAGGGGGTTAGGGATGTCTCCGCCTTTGATCTCCTGGCCGTTGCCATGCGCTCCCGCCCGGACTACGTAGTGGTGGGCGAGGTGAGGGGGGAGGAGGCATACGTCTTGTTCCAGGCCTTTGGCTCGGGCCACTCCGGCGCCACAACCATACACGCGGAGACTATTGAAGACGCCATCAGGCGGCTTCTCACAAGGCCTATGAACGTCCCGCCCATGTTAGTTGGCCTCGCCCACATATTCATCCGAATAATGAGAGTAAAAGTGGGCAACCAGATCGTCCGCAGAGTGGTGGAGATAGCGGAGAACATGGGAGTGTCCAGAGGGGGGAGGCCGAGGCTACACTACGTCTATAGGTGGAACCCAGAGCGGGACATGATGGAGCAATTGGAGGAGAGCAGACATCTGGAGACTATTTCAAGAACTAGGTTTGTGCCCCTCGACCAGCTGAAGCGCGAGCTGGAGAGGAGGAGAGAGTTGATTTCCCTAATGGTGGAGAGGGGCTTCTCCACTCCCTACGTCGTTGCCAAGATCTTCACTATGTACCACCTAGACCCAGACAGAGCCATCGAGGCGGTGAGGACGGGGAAGATATGAATTTGCTATACGAGCTCTATAGACAAAGCGGCCTTGCCTACTCTTATAGGCGCTATGTTACTGCCCTTGCCGCCGTCCCAGCGGGCACAGCGGCATCCGCCGGGGCTGTCGCCGCGTTGCTCCTCGGGCCGGTTGGAGGGCTTGCCCTGGGGTTAATGGCGGGCCTGCTGGCCTTCGCCGGGCTTCTCCTATACCCCGTCCACCTAGTCTCGGCGAGGAGGAGCCATTTTGAAAATAACTTTGTCTACACCCTCGGCGTGTTGCTCCCCCTTCTAGCCGCGGGGGTTCCGCTGGGTAGGGCCGTGACAAGACTGGCGGAGGTTGAGGAGGATAAATATATCGCAAGAGAGCTCGCCCTCGCGGCTAGGGAGATGATTGTAATGGGGGCCAGCCAAGAGGAGGCCCTGGCCCACAGCGCAGAGAGAGTGCCCAGCGTGACGTATAGAGAGACTGTGGAAGTGCTGATTAGATCTGCTAAAATAACGCAGAGAGTTGACGCAGTGTTGCTGGCGCGCCTCGACTGGCTGTTGAGGAATAAACAAGTCAGGGCCCAGTCCTTAATCAGGTCGCTGTCTCTAATGTTTGAAATCTTCGTGGTGGCGGCGATGCTCCTGCCCCTTATGGTTTACATTGTGGCGCTGTCCTTCAGCCCCCTCGGCGCGTTAGAAGTAGGCGGCCTTGCCTTGGATCCCCTAACTCTCATGTTGTTACTGGGAGTTGTATATACGCCTATAGTTGGCACTGTATTCTATATAATATTCGATTCAATGGTGCAAATATAAAAGAATCTATTACAATCTGTGTCTACACAGTAAAATATTTAAGTAATTTCATTAGACGGCTTCACATGTGTTTAACCAGCGATTCTGTATTGAAGTTCTATGAAGAGATTGACGCGCCGCTTAAGTTATTAATCCACTACAGACTAAAGGCGAAGTTTGGGAAGACTTTTCAGGAAATTGTCTCCGAGGATCCTCATAATGTATATAAAGCGTTATCTAAGGCGTTGGGCGTGCACAACGCAGAACTATTTCTCCATATGCTATACAACTGGCTATTGAAGAAGAACTGCGCTACGGAGTTAAAATACGTCGAGATGTTCCTTGGGAAAATCTCAGCGGTGGGGACGTCATGAAGTTGCGGGGAGTTACGTTAATATACGGGCCGCCCGGCGCTGGGAATACGCGTGGTATGCGCTGAACTACGAGAAGGTGTTTTGGGCCTCTGCATTTGAGGATGAGGAGACGTTTAGAAATAACATGTCCGCGCTTGGGTATAACTTTGGGAATAAGTTGGTGTTCTGAGAGGCGCCTCTTGCCGACGTGTCGACGTTTTTCACAACATTAGTCGAGGCGGTTTTAAAAGACAAGCCGGGAGTTAGGCGGAACTCCCCTGTTAATCCATATTTTTTTATTGCCCGGTCTATCTCCTCGGGGGTGGCGTTACACCCCATAGCTAATAGTTGCTGTTGAAATATAAGGAGCAGGAGGTGGTAGTTATGCCTACCTGCAAATTCGGCGAAGGCTTTTAGAGCCTGCCCCGGCTCCGTGTCTATTATTTTGTCTAGCGGCTTGCCCATTGTCCTCAACGCGGCGGCGTTTATTAAAACTCTCAGCGTTGGGCTCAGCTGTTTAATCAACTCCGCTAGTGTTTTCTTGTCGAGGCACACAGCCCCGAAAAGACACCTATATATAAATATATATGTGGCTGTTTATAAGCCGTGTGTGAACATCTCCGTGGACAGTAAAGAGTATGAGAGGTGTATCACCATGGCAGAGAGGACTTTATCCTCCGCCCGCCTCGACGCGTCGCATGGGGAGTATAACTGGGCTTGTTTTAAAGCCCATCAAGCCGCTGAATTTGCCTTAAAAGCCCTATTATATGGCGTCGGCAGGCCGGCTAGGGGGCACTCCCTTACTCACTTGTTGGGGGAAGTGGCTAAATTCGCGACAGTAAGCGAAGAGGTGGCCGAGCTGTGTAGATTGCTGGACAAGTTCTACGTGCCGACGCGCTGCGTAGACGCGTGGAGTGAGGGGATCCCCTACGAGTATTTCTCTAAATCAGACGCCGAAACGGCCATAAAGGCGGCGGAGGGGGTATTGGAGTTTGTGAGGGGGGTATGGATGTCCTTAAGTGGCGGGAGGGGCTGAGGCGCAGGGCGTACGAGCTGGCCCGCCTCGTCGCGTCGTCTGTAAGCGGCACTGTGTTTCTCGTCGGCTCATACGCGCGTGGGGATTTCGCAGAGGACAGCGACATAGACGTCTTGGTGGTAGGCCGCTTCTCAGAGCCTCCTCACAAGAGGCTTCTCGACTTGAGGACTCCCCCCGGCGTTGAGGTAATTGCCTTGACCCTGGAGGAGGCGTTTAAGGCTGTGGAGAGGTGCTACCCAATTGCCCGCGACGT
It encodes the following:
- a CDS encoding chorismate-binding protein, with the translated sequence MSHLEGVEARPRAGWPPAVFIVGRPTAPLPGGGEVKLREEEQVECGEYVEAVEEAKRALERGELFQLVLSRYRAYRGLADPAAVLKKLIRHMDSKYYYFFQFGEPL
- a CDS encoding nucleotidyltransferase domain-containing protein, with the protein product MDVLKWREGLRRRAYELARLVASSVSGTVFLVGSYARGDFAEDSDIDVLVVGRFSEPPHKRLLDLRTPPGVEVIALTLEEAFKAVERCYPIARDVALGVVLRDDLGIAERLISTAARCVSRSQ
- a CDS encoding type II secretion system F family protein, with the translated sequence MNLLYELYRQSGLAYSYRRYVTALAAVPAGTAASAGAVAALLLGPVGGLALGLMAGLLAFAGLLLYPVHLVSARRSHFENNFVYTLGVLLPLLAAGVPLGRAVTRLAEVEEDKYIARELALAAREMIVMGASQEEALAHSAERVPSVTYRETVEVLIRSAKITQRVDAVLLARLDWLLRNKQVRAQSLIRSLSLMFEIFVVAAMLLPLMVYIVALSFSPLGALEVGGLALDPLTLMLLLGVVYTPIVGTVFYIIFDSMVQI
- a CDS encoding type II/IV secretion system ATPase subunit — its product is MIRKYFVVPITLIDMVKMGTISSDAVAYLWLMLDYGRNIVIVGPTGAGKTTLLNALLYLVRLEAKILTIEDTREINIVHEHWQALVTRPSRSEGVRDVSAFDLLAVAMRSRPDYVVVGEVRGEEAYVLFQAFGSGHSGATTIHAETIEDAIRRLLTRPMNVPPMLVGLAHIFIRIMRVKVGNQIVRRVVEIAENMGVSRGGRPRLHYVYRWNPERDMMEQLEESRHLETISRTRFVPLDQLKRELERRRELISLMVERGFSTPYVVAKIFTMYHLDPDRAIEAVRTGKI
- a CDS encoding HEPN domain-containing protein; translated protein: MNISVDSKEYERCITMAERTLSSARLDASHGEYNWACFKAHQAAEFALKALLYGVGRPARGHSLTHLLGEVAKFATVSEEVAELCRLLDKFYVPTRCVDAWSEGIPYEYFSKSDAETAIKAAEGVLEFVRGVWMSLSGGRG